DNA sequence from the Lynx canadensis isolate LIC74 chromosome B2, mLynCan4.pri.v2, whole genome shotgun sequence genome:
aaaaaaaaaaaaaaaaaaatgctaaaaaaaagaaagaaaaccatcccTAGGAAGTCAGATGATGGATTATGTTCCAAATGtgatgggtttattttattttactctgacGGAAAACCAAAGATTCTCCCACAGCACAGAGACCAGTATATCCAAAGGTCATGAAAAAGTGGTGTGGGGCAGGTAGGCTGTGATGTACAAGCTGGAGGCTCAGGTCATTTCCTTTGTAACAGTCACCACAGTTTCCCTGATgagcacatttaaaataacactgaggagaggcacctgggtggctcagttcattaaacgtccggttttggctcaggtcatgatctcgcagttcgtgagttcgagccccaggtcacgctctgggctgacagctcggagcctggagcctgcttcggattctgtgtctccctcgctctctgcccctccccagctcgtgctctgtctctctctgtctctcaaaaataaataaacattaaaaaaaattcaaatagaaattaaaataaaataaataaaataaaataacagtggAAATCACCTGCAATGCGGCACAAGTAGGACAACCTTCGGGCACGCCTTCAAGTTCCTTCCTTACAACGCACTTGCGATCTTTACACTTCAGTGTGGGGAGGATTGCAATTCTTTGGAAGAATGAGAAGTTCACACTTTTGAAATTTCACGGAAGAATTTTAAGGCCAGAACATAGTGGGTTCTGTTCACCTCCAAGGACAAATCAGATGCTTTCCTCAAAACCACATTAGGCTTCTCATTCAAATCCCAGCCCAACCTCGTGGCCTCCTGCATTGACGTTCTTTCTGTCCGTGAAAGCTGGTAGGGTCAGTTTGACTCCTGGTCCAAGGGTCTGAGTATAAGCCAGTCCGGTCGGGCTCGTCTTATTTCCTGTAGCAGATAGAGAAGTTCTACAGTCCGGGTATTGTTACGGCCAGCCATCCAAGCAACGTTTATTGATGTTCTAATCTTCCCATTAACCTCCTGGTAGACAGACCCTCCAAATTCAGGGCCATCACTCACATGCATGTGCAGCTGGAAGTCGGCAGCTGTGTAACCCAGGGCGACACCATTCTGTGGCAGTTTGGATCTGGCTGTGTCAAAACTCGTCTGAGAGCCAGCAAGCCAACCTCCAAAGCCAAAGATGGTCGGTCCAGAAAAATCTGCATCAACATTACTGCCGAGACTGAAACAATCCCACTTGTAGGAGGCCTTCAATTTCCCACTCTTCTTTCCTGGGTTCGGTGCAAATACGGTATCAAGAGTACGTTTCGACCCTTCAGCCAACTTATTCTGTGAAGCGATTTCTGTTCCAAGAGTATCGTCTATGTTCCATTTCTGGGTGAAGGCAAGTCCGTAGCTACAGACCTTGTACTTGGTCTCTAGGTTGCCTGACGCTTTCTCTGTGTCAGTGTAAGCATGACCAGAAGTAGAAAATTCCACTCCCCTACAAGACTTAGTTCTCAGACGTACTTTGACCGAGCCAAATCCATAGCCTTTGTTGAAGTCATCTTTGGCAGCCTTCCCTC
Encoded proteins:
- the LOC115514658 gene encoding LOW QUALITY PROTEIN: voltage-dependent anion-selective channel protein 3-like (The sequence of the model RefSeq protein was modified relative to this genomic sequence to represent the inferred CDS: inserted 1 base in 1 codon) → MVECCLGRVETSPLVGGICNTPTYCDRGKAAKDDFNKGYGFGSVKVRLRTKSCRGVEFSTSGHAYTDTEKASGNLETKYKVCSYGLAFTQKWNIDDTLGTEIASQNKLAEGSKRTLDTVFAPNPGKKSGKLKASYKWDCFSLGSNVDADFSGPTIFGFGGWLAGSQTSFDTARSKLPQNGVALGYTAADFQLHMHVSDGPEFGGSVYQEVNGKIRTSINVAWMAGRNNTXDCRTSLSATGNKTSPTGLAYTQTLGPGVKLTLPAFTDRKNVNAGGHEVGLGFE